One part of the Algibacter sp. L1A34 genome encodes these proteins:
- a CDS encoding carboxypeptidase-like regulatory domain-containing protein, whose protein sequence is MKTKLLLVGLFFFSLYIGFAQTATIKGIILDENNLPIEQVNIKSGINGTVSNANGFYSLTINVNEDILVEFTHLSFKKISSSFNLKNGETYEFNPVMSTSLEQIAAITITSNRRKDVEGIITLKPETIRKIPGANAGVENLLMTLPGVSNNNELSTQYAVRGGNYDENLVYVNDIEVYRPFLIRSGQQEGLSFVNSNLVQNVDFSAGGFQAKYGDKLSSVLDITYKTPYQFEINADLSLLGGSLSVENISKDSKFTSIVGVRYRDNSLLVDAKETETNVKPTFADAQAFFTYKFTDKFQLSFLGNAAINKYNFEPQTRQTNFGTLTDPIALLVFYEGEEKDEYQTYFGAFKGTYFANDDLTLKLIASTYHTTEEEYFDILSQYRLGEVNSNIGDENLGEVEFSEGVGSQLNHGRNDLDALITNIEHKGDLKIDDNRIEWSVKYTHEDIRDRLVEWEVIDSAGFSIRPPKTVINEQPYAAFSGPLTPYQNVRATNNTQINRFQAYAQWSKRSMIGNNDVWYNAGARMHSWSVSGDGISNTSQVVFSPRAQFTIKPNWEKDMLFRVATGLYYQPPFYRELRDASGTIQPDVKAQKSLHVVLGNDYSFKMWDRPFKLTTELYYKGITDVNPYTLENVRIRYAANNNAKAYAYGLDMRLNGEFVPGTESWFSFGYLKNEENIDNRGYIARPTDQRLKFAALFQDYVPNVPNMKMYLNLVYNTGLPGGSPSYADAYEYQNRLPDYKRADLGLQFVLVDAKKQFEHGWKKPFKTLSFGFEIYNMFDAQNSITNTWVRDVYSKRQYAIPNYLTPRVFNVKTSMRF, encoded by the coding sequence TTGAAAACAAAGCTTTTACTTGTCGGTTTATTTTTTTTCAGCCTTTATATAGGGTTCGCACAAACAGCAACTATTAAAGGTATTATTTTAGATGAAAACAATTTGCCTATAGAACAGGTAAATATTAAATCAGGAATAAATGGAACGGTTAGTAATGCCAATGGTTTTTACAGCTTAACTATAAATGTAAATGAAGATATTTTAGTTGAATTTACGCACCTTTCGTTTAAAAAAATATCAAGTTCTTTTAATCTGAAGAATGGAGAAACCTACGAATTCAATCCTGTTATGAGTACCTCGTTAGAGCAAATAGCAGCTATAACCATAACAAGTAACCGCCGGAAAGATGTTGAAGGTATAATCACCTTGAAACCAGAGACTATTAGAAAAATTCCTGGAGCAAATGCTGGTGTAGAAAATTTATTGATGACTTTACCAGGCGTTAGCAACAACAATGAATTAAGTACACAATACGCTGTGCGTGGTGGTAATTACGATGAAAATCTCGTTTATGTAAACGATATAGAAGTGTATCGCCCATTTTTAATTCGTTCTGGTCAGCAAGAAGGATTAAGTTTTGTTAACTCCAATTTAGTCCAAAATGTCGATTTTTCCGCAGGTGGATTCCAAGCTAAATATGGCGACAAATTATCATCCGTTTTAGACATTACTTATAAAACACCATATCAGTTTGAAATTAATGCCGATTTGAGTTTACTTGGCGGGAGTCTTTCCGTAGAAAATATAAGTAAAGATTCAAAATTTACAAGTATTGTTGGCGTACGTTACCGCGACAATAGTTTATTAGTAGATGCCAAAGAAACCGAAACCAATGTAAAACCAACATTTGCAGACGCTCAGGCCTTTTTTACTTATAAATTTACAGATAAATTTCAGTTGAGTTTTCTAGGAAATGCTGCAATCAATAAATATAATTTTGAGCCGCAAACTAGACAGACTAATTTTGGCACACTCACCGACCCTATTGCTCTTTTGGTATTTTATGAAGGTGAAGAAAAAGATGAATACCAAACTTATTTTGGAGCTTTTAAAGGTACATACTTTGCTAACGACGATTTAACATTGAAGTTAATAGCATCAACCTATCACACAACAGAAGAAGAGTATTTCGATATTTTATCTCAATACCGTTTAGGTGAAGTTAATAGTAATATTGGAGATGAAAATTTAGGTGAAGTTGAATTTAGCGAAGGCGTTGGAAGCCAATTAAACCACGGCCGAAACGATCTAGATGCTTTAATTACAAATATTGAACATAAGGGTGATTTAAAAATTGATGATAACCGTATTGAATGGTCTGTTAAATACACACATGAAGATATTAGAGATCGCCTGGTAGAATGGGAAGTTATCGATTCGGCAGGGTTTTCAATTAGACCTCCAAAAACAGTTATAAACGAGCAACCTTACGCAGCTTTTAGCGGTCCGTTAACACCTTACCAAAACGTTCGCGCAACAAACAACACACAAATTAACCGCTTTCAAGCTTACGCTCAATGGAGTAAACGCTCCATGATTGGCAATAACGATGTTTGGTATAATGCTGGTGCTAGAATGCATAGTTGGTCTGTTTCCGGCGATGGTATTTCAAATACAAGTCAAGTTGTATTTAGTCCGCGTGCACAATTCACCATAAAACCAAATTGGGAAAAAGATATGTTGTTTAGAGTAGCAACAGGTTTATATTATCAGCCACCTTTTTATCGCGAATTACGTGATGCTTCGGGAACTATCCAACCAGATGTAAAAGCGCAAAAATCGCTTCATGTTGTACTAGGAAACGATTATAGTTTTAAAATGTGGGATCGCCCATTTAAATTAACTACCGAGCTTTATTACAAAGGTATAACCGATGTTAATCCGTATACATTAGAAAATGTACGTATTAGATATGCGGCTAACAATAATGCAAAAGCCTATGCTTACGGTTTAGATATGCGCCTTAATGGTGAGTTTGTGCCAGGAACGGAATCTTGGTTTAGTTTCGGGTATTTAAAAAATGAAGAAAACATTGACAACCGTGGCTATATTGCACGCCCAACCGATCAACGTTTAAAATTTGCTGCATTGTTTCAAGATTATGTACCCAATGTACCAAACATGAAAATGTATTTAAACCTGGTTTATAATACAGGTTTACCAGGAGGGTCGCCAAGTTATGCCGATGCCTATGAATATCAAAATAGATTGCCAGATTATAAACGTGCCGATTTAGGGTTACAGTTTGTTTTAGTTGATGCCAAAAAACAATTTGAACATGGTTGGAAAAAACCTTTTAAAACTTTGTCTTTTGGGTTTGAAATCTACAATATGTTTGATGCTCAAAACTCTATAACAAACACTTGGGTGCGCGATGTATATAGCAAACGCCAATATGCGATTCCTAATTACTTAACACCACGTGTTTTTAATGTGAAGACTAGTATGAGGTTTTAA
- a CDS encoding cysteine desulfurase family protein — MKPVYFDNAATTELRDEVVNEITKVLKTNFGNASSSHSFGRSSKSLIEKSRKAIASCLNVSASEIIFTSGGTEADNLILNSAVRDLEVKHIITSRIEHHAVLHTVEALQNGFNIEVSYINLDTNGNLDFEHLESLLQTNKKTLVSLMHINNEIGNITDIKRVANLCKANNAFFHSDTVQSVGHYNLDLQDIKVDFITAAGHKFHGPKGVGFAFIRKNVGYVKPLIFGGEQERGLRAGTESVHNIAGLELALTLMKENAEKEHAYIKGLKLYFIDEISKALPGVTFNGLSGDLEKSAYTIINVCLPFVSNKLDMILFQLDLKGIACSKGSACQSGSNKKSHVLLEILSPDALEKPSLRFSFSIFNTKEEIDYVISILKEFA; from the coding sequence ATGAAACCAGTTTATTTTGATAATGCCGCAACAACAGAATTAAGAGATGAAGTTGTTAATGAAATAACGAAGGTTCTTAAAACAAACTTCGGAAATGCTTCGTCTTCCCATAGTTTTGGGCGATCGTCAAAATCTTTAATCGAAAAATCTAGAAAAGCTATCGCGAGTTGTTTAAATGTTTCGGCGAGTGAAATTATTTTTACATCTGGAGGTACCGAGGCCGATAATTTAATTTTAAATAGTGCTGTTAGAGATTTAGAGGTTAAGCATATTATAACGAGTAGAATTGAACATCATGCTGTTTTACACACCGTAGAAGCTTTGCAAAACGGATTTAATATTGAGGTGAGTTATATTAATTTGGATACAAACGGAAACTTAGATTTCGAGCATTTGGAATCCTTATTACAAACCAATAAAAAAACATTGGTGAGCTTAATGCATATTAATAACGAAATAGGGAACATTACCGATATTAAGCGTGTGGCTAATTTATGTAAAGCGAATAATGCGTTTTTTCATAGTGATACTGTACAATCTGTAGGGCATTACAATTTAGATCTACAAGATATAAAAGTGGATTTCATTACAGCAGCAGGACATAAGTTTCACGGGCCAAAAGGTGTTGGTTTTGCTTTTATTAGAAAAAATGTAGGTTACGTTAAGCCTCTAATTTTTGGAGGAGAACAAGAACGTGGTTTACGAGCAGGAACCGAAAGTGTGCATAATATAGCAGGCTTAGAGTTGGCTTTAACGTTAATGAAGGAAAACGCCGAAAAAGAGCATGCCTATATAAAAGGACTTAAATTGTATTTTATAGATGAAATTAGCAAGGCTTTACCAGGAGTTACATTTAACGGCTTATCGGGAGATTTAGAGAAAAGTGCTTATACTATAATAAATGTTTGTTTACCTTTTGTTAGTAATAAGTTGGATATGATATTATTTCAGCTAGACCTAAAAGGGATCGCTTGTTCTAAAGGTAGTGCTTGCCAAAGTGGGAGTAATAAAAAATCTCATGTGTTATTAGAAATTCTTTCACCCGATGCATTAGAGAAACCGTCTTTAAGATTTTCATTTAGTATTTTTAATACAAAAGAAGAGATAGATTATGTTATTTCTATTTTGAAAGAATTCGCTTAG